A single window of Oerskovia paurometabola DNA harbors:
- a CDS encoding response regulator transcription factor → MIRVLLVDDDALVRTGLRLILSSNPGIEVVAEATDGDEAVPAFLAHRPDVVLMDLRMARVQGVEATRALRALPDPPVVLVLTSFESDTDVLGALESGAGGFLLKDASPDELIGGVLAVAGGESVLAPRVVRYVVTRVAQGQVSSEQQRARALVGRLTERERAVAQGVAEGLSNAQIGERLYCAEATVKTHLSRAMTKLDLPNRVALAIAVERAR, encoded by the coding sequence GTGATCCGAGTCCTCCTGGTCGACGACGACGCGCTCGTCCGTACGGGCCTGCGCCTCATCCTCTCGAGCAACCCCGGCATCGAGGTCGTCGCAGAGGCGACCGACGGCGACGAGGCCGTCCCGGCGTTCCTCGCGCACCGTCCTGACGTCGTGCTCATGGACCTGCGCATGGCGCGGGTCCAGGGGGTCGAGGCGACGCGCGCCCTGCGGGCCCTCCCCGATCCCCCGGTCGTGCTGGTCCTGACGAGCTTCGAGAGCGACACCGACGTCCTGGGGGCGCTGGAGTCGGGGGCGGGCGGCTTCCTCCTCAAGGACGCCTCGCCGGACGAGCTCATCGGCGGAGTCCTCGCGGTCGCGGGTGGCGAGTCGGTGCTCGCGCCGCGGGTCGTCCGCTACGTCGTCACGCGGGTCGCGCAGGGGCAGGTGAGCAGCGAGCAGCAGCGTGCCCGCGCGCTCGTCGGTCGGCTCACCGAGCGTGAGCGGGCGGTCGCCCAGGGAGTCGCGGAAGGGCTGAGCAACGCGCAGATCGGCGAGCGGCTCTACTGCGCCGAGGCGACGGTCAAGACGCACCTGAGCCGCGCCATGACCAAGCTCGACCTTCCCAACCGGGTCGCGCTCGCG